One region of Peribacillus simplex genomic DNA includes:
- the ychF gene encoding redox-regulated ATPase YchF: MALTAGIVGLPNVGKSTLFNAITQAGAESANYPFCTIDPNVGIVEVPDHRLQKLTELVKPKKTVPTAFEFTDIAGIVKGASKGEGLGNKFLSHIRQVDAICQVVRCFADDNITHVSGKVNPIDDIEVINLELILADLESVDKRIDRVGKMAKQKDKGAVAEHEILVALKEALENERPARSVEFTEEQQKMVKGMHLLTAKPTLYVANVSEDEVANADDNEYVQQVREYAAKENAEVIVICAKIEEEIAELEGEEKEMFLSELGIEESGLDQLIRASYNLLGLATYFTAGVQEVRAWTFRKGMKAPQCAGVIHTDFERGFIRAEIVSYTDLLEAGSHSAAKEAGKVRLEGKEYIVNDGDVIHFRFNV, translated from the coding sequence ATGGCTTTAACAGCTGGTATAGTAGGTTTGCCTAACGTAGGTAAATCCACTTTATTTAATGCAATTACTCAGGCAGGTGCGGAATCTGCCAACTATCCTTTCTGTACGATTGACCCAAATGTAGGGATTGTTGAAGTGCCAGATCACCGTCTGCAAAAATTGACAGAATTGGTCAAACCAAAAAAAACGGTTCCGACAGCATTTGAATTCACGGATATCGCCGGAATTGTAAAAGGGGCCAGTAAAGGAGAAGGTCTCGGTAATAAATTCCTTTCCCATATCCGTCAAGTGGATGCAATTTGTCAGGTTGTCCGTTGTTTCGCAGACGATAACATTACTCATGTTTCTGGAAAAGTAAATCCAATCGATGATATCGAAGTCATCAACCTTGAATTGATCCTGGCCGATTTGGAATCCGTTGACAAACGCATCGACCGTGTCGGAAAAATGGCCAAGCAAAAAGATAAAGGCGCAGTGGCTGAACATGAAATTCTTGTGGCTTTAAAAGAAGCATTGGAGAATGAAAGGCCCGCCCGTTCAGTTGAATTTACCGAGGAACAGCAAAAAATGGTGAAGGGCATGCACTTGCTTACGGCGAAGCCGACTCTTTATGTGGCGAATGTGAGCGAAGATGAAGTGGCTAATGCTGACGATAATGAATATGTTCAGCAAGTTCGTGAATATGCTGCGAAGGAAAATGCAGAAGTAATCGTAATTTGTGCCAAAATCGAAGAAGAAATTGCAGAGCTTGAAGGTGAAGAAAAGGAAATGTTCCTATCTGAACTTGGCATTGAAGAGTCGGGTCTTGACCAGTTGATCCGTGCTTCATATAATCTTCTCGGATTGGCAACATACTTTACAGCTGGTGTACAGGAAGTGCGTGCATGGACATTCCGTAAAGGTATGAAAGCCCCTCAATGTGCAGGTGTCATTCATACGGACTTCGAACGTGGCTTCATCCGTGCCGAAATCGTTTCTTATACCGATTTGCTTGAAGCGGGTAGTCATAGTGCTGCAAAAGAAGCAGGAAAAGTTCGATTAGAAGGAAAAGAATACATCGTTAACGATGGCGATGTAATCCATTTCCGTTTCAACGTTTAA
- a CDS encoding mechanosensitive ion channel family protein yields the protein MERIYDNVTKEVMDEKLWLLLGEGIIKIFLVLLLSRIIIRIGKTVISKFFAVRLRSPIRVSERRETTLIKLLENIVTYVINFIALVMILEIFGFDVKALLAGAGILGLAVGFGAQSLVKDIITGFFVIFEDHFSVGDYIKINTFEGEVLEIGLRTTKIKSSSGELHLIPNGSIVQVTNYSILNSKAVVDVAIPNDGSVELAERVLIQTLNNMEGKYDFLVKAPEFLGIEAISPDEVVFRVTAETKPMHHVEMSRILRKEISAALDLSGIKSTYNGSES from the coding sequence ATGGAACGCATTTATGATAACGTTACAAAAGAGGTAATGGATGAAAAATTATGGTTACTATTAGGGGAAGGAATCATTAAAATCTTCCTTGTTCTCCTGTTATCACGTATTATTATTAGAATAGGAAAGACGGTCATAAGTAAATTTTTCGCGGTTCGCTTAAGAAGTCCTATTCGCGTTTCAGAGCGCAGAGAAACGACACTCATTAAGTTACTGGAAAATATAGTCACTTATGTTATTAATTTTATTGCCTTGGTAATGATTCTTGAAATTTTCGGATTTGATGTAAAGGCTTTGCTGGCTGGAGCTGGGATACTTGGTTTGGCAGTTGGGTTCGGTGCTCAAAGTTTGGTAAAAGATATTATCACAGGATTCTTTGTGATTTTTGAAGATCACTTCTCGGTTGGGGACTATATTAAAATTAATACATTTGAGGGTGAAGTTCTCGAAATTGGGCTTCGTACAACAAAGATTAAAAGTAGCTCAGGAGAATTGCACCTCATACCTAATGGTAGTATTGTTCAAGTTACAAATTATTCTATATTAAATAGTAAGGCTGTTGTGGATGTAGCTATACCTAATGATGGATCAGTAGAACTTGCTGAGAGGGTACTCATTCAAACCTTGAATAATATGGAAGGCAAATATGACTTCTTAGTCAAAGCACCTGAATTTTTAGGAATTGAAGCGATAAGTCCTGATGAAGTTGTCTTTCGGGTCACTGCTGAAACAAAACCGATGCATCATGTCGAAATGAGTAGAATATTAAGAAAAGAAATAAGTGCTGCGCTTGATTTAAGTGGGATTAAATCTACGTACAATGGCAGCGAGTCATAG
- a CDS encoding DUF951 domain-containing protein: protein MEEKEFALKDIVEMKKPHPCGVNKWKIIRLGMDIRIKCEGCGHSVMLPRREFAKKMKKVLQKHEE from the coding sequence ATGGAAGAAAAAGAGTTTGCGCTTAAGGATATTGTGGAAATGAAAAAACCACATCCCTGTGGAGTAAATAAGTGGAAAATCATTCGACTTGGTATGGATATCCGGATAAAATGTGAAGGCTGCGGTCATAGCGTAATGCTGCCTCGACGTGAATTCGCGAAGAAAATGAAAAAAGTTCTACAAAAGCATGAGGAGTGA